The Bombus pyrosoma isolate SC7728 linkage group LG3, ASM1482585v1, whole genome shotgun sequence genome has a segment encoding these proteins:
- the LOC122577987 gene encoding uncharacterized protein LOC122577987 → MAPGVAFAIGLILVVGQLKEGPSTLAKTFTFPEYPYKETTKNELLFRQFEQTCEESGACKMLQPERSGIAKTKCIRECVSPSCYKEIYLFDQLEEGEIDVRLNSFKGCFMQRNGRPRK, encoded by the exons ATGGCGCCGGGGGTGGCGTTCGCGATCGGCCTGATCCTCGTCGTCGGACAGCTGAAGGAAGGGCCGAGCACCCTCGCGAAGACCTTCACCTTCCCAGAATATCCGTACAAGGAGACTACCAAGAAT GAACTTCTCTTCAGGCAATTCGAGCAGACTTGCGAGGAGAGCGGCGCTTGCAAGATGCTACAGCCAGAAAGGAGCGGCATCGCCAAAACTAAATGCATTCGTGAATGCGTGTCACCGTCCTGTTACAAAGAAATCTACTTGTTCGATCAG CTGGAAGAAGGCGAGATCGACGTGAGATTAAACTCTTTCAAGGGTTGCTTCATGCAGCGCAACGGACGACCgcgaaaataa